GGATGGGAGAACGGCTACCTGTCCGCCGTCTGGTACCTGCAGTTCCTCGTCGTCGATGCGATGGTGGGGCTGGTCGCGGCACGCTTCCCGGGCCGGATCGCGGTCCCCGCCGCCGCCGTGGTGCTCGTGCTGCAGGTCACGGCGGGTTTCGTCAACTCGGCCACCGGCCCGGTCGACCGGGCCGCCAGTTCGGTGCTGCTGGTGGTCGCCGCCGTGGTGGCCGGCGGCGCGGCGCGGGCCCGCCGACGGCACGCCGAGGAGTCACGCGCGCACGCCGCCGTCGAGGCGGTCACCGCGGAGCGGCTGCGGATCGCCCGGGAAGTGCACGACATGGTGGCGCACAGCATCGGCGTCATCGCCATCCAGGCGGGTGTCGGAGCCCGGGTCATCGACACCCAGCCGGGGGAGGCCCGGGCCGCACTCGCCGCCATCGAGCAGACCAGCCGGGACACGCTGGCCGGGCTGCGGCGGACCGTCGGCGCGCTGCGTCACCCGCAGCAGGCGGCGGCGTCGCTGGACCCGCCGCCCGGTCTGGTGGACCTGGACCGGCTGGTCGACGTCGCCGCCGACGCGGGGGTCCGGGTGGCGGTACGCCGGGAGGGCCCGCCCCGACAGCTGCCCGGGGAGGTCGACCTCGCCGCCTACCGGATCGTGCAGGAGGCGCTGACGAACGTCGTCCGGCACGCGGGCGTCGACCGGTGTCAGGTCACCCTCGGCTACCTGCCGGACGGGCTGCGCGTCGAGGTGGTCGACGCGGGCCGGGGCGCTCCGCCCGGCGGTGCGGGTGCGGGTGCGGGACACGGGATCGTCGGCATGCGGGAACGGGTGACGCTGCTCGGGGGCCGGTTCGCCGCCGGGTCGCGCCCGGAGGGCGGCTTCCGGGTCGCCGCCCGCCTGCCGGCCGACGGCGGACGGGCCAGCGTCGAGATGCCCGCCGGGGTCGACGGGTGAGCATCCGGGTCCTGCTCGTCGATGACCAGCCGCTGGTCCGCGCCGGTCTGCGGGTGCTGATCGCCGACGCGCCCGACATCGAGGTGGTCGGTGAGGCCGGCACCGGCGCGGAGGCGGTCCGGCTGGCCCGGGACGTGCTGCCCGACGTGGTGCTGATGGACCTGCGGATGCCCGGGACCGACGGCATCACCGCCACCCGGGCGATCACCGCGGCCGGCGGCCCGCCCCGGGTGCTGGTGCTGACCACGTTCGACGACGACGCGCACGTGCACGGCGCACTGCGTGCCGGGGCGAGCGGATTCCTGGTCAAGGACATGGCCCTGGAGGACATCCTCGGTGCGGTCCGGGTGGTCGCCGCCGGTGACGCCCTCATCGCGCCGGCGGTGACCCGCCGGCTGATCGCCGAATTCGCCCGCCGCCCTGACCGGGCGGCCCCCCCGCGCCCCCTGCCCGGGGTGACCGAGCGGGAACGCGAGGTGCTGACCCTGGTCGGCCGGGGACTGTCCAACGCGGAGATCGCCGCGCACCTGTTCATCAGCGCGGCCACCGCCAAGGCCCATGTGGCCCGGCTGTTCACCAAGCTCGGCGCACGGGACCGGGTGCACCTGGTCATCGCCGCCTACGAGGCCGGACTGATCCACCCCGCGCGCCGTGACGACCGTGACGCGGACCGGGGCCGCTGACCCACCGCGGCGACGGCCCGCCACCGGCCGGTCCGGTCGGCGTCAGCGTCGATCCCCGACGCCGGTCGGGCTCAGCTCGGGTCGCGCCGACGGCGGCGTTCGGCCCGCCACCACTGGTACGCCAGCACCGCGCTGGCGATCAGTCCGAGGCTGGCCGGGGCGGCGGCGTACCAGTTGATGCTGCCGGGGGAACTGGCCGCCGCGCCGATGGCGGCGTAGCCGAAGGCGGTCGGGGCGGAGGCCAGCACGCTGCCGACCAGGAACGGCAGCACCCGCGCCCCGGTGGTGCCGTAGCCGTAGCTGACCAGGCCGAACCCGGCGACCGGCAGCATCCGTACGGTGATCACGCCCAGCACGCTCTGCCGGGCGAACCAGCCGTCGAGCCGGGCCAGCCGGCCGCGTACCCGCTCGGCGACGAACTCCCGCCCCAGCACCCGGCCGACGGCGAAGCCGAGCGCGGCGGCCAGCAGCGCCGCGCCGAGCGCGTACGCCGCCCCCTCCAGCGGGCCGAACACGGCCCCCGCCGCCAGCGT
Above is a window of Micromonospora rifamycinica DNA encoding:
- a CDS encoding response regulator, which produces MSIRVLLVDDQPLVRAGLRVLIADAPDIEVVGEAGTGAEAVRLARDVLPDVVLMDLRMPGTDGITATRAITAAGGPPRVLVLTTFDDDAHVHGALRAGASGFLVKDMALEDILGAVRVVAAGDALIAPAVTRRLIAEFARRPDRAAPPRPLPGVTEREREVLTLVGRGLSNAEIAAHLFISAATAKAHVARLFTKLGARDRVHLVIAAYEAGLIHPARRDDRDADRGR
- a CDS encoding sensor histidine kinase; this encodes MRPVATRPDPVARRVRTVLIWAGVSLLPAVVLLASTVGTGGPLLPVVTPDGSVPGIPLRYLAPALVVLLPAALLGRRPLLALGLALVGACTVTVATNGWENGYLSAVWYLQFLVVDAMVGLVAARFPGRIAVPAAAVVLVLQVTAGFVNSATGPVDRAASSVLLVVAAVVAGGAARARRRHAEESRAHAAVEAVTAERLRIAREVHDMVAHSIGVIAIQAGVGARVIDTQPGEARAALAAIEQTSRDTLAGLRRTVGALRHPQQAAASLDPPPGLVDLDRLVDVAADAGVRVAVRREGPPRQLPGEVDLAAYRIVQEALTNVVRHAGVDRCQVTLGYLPDGLRVEVVDAGRGAPPGGAGAGAGHGIVGMRERVTLLGGRFAAGSRPEGGFRVAARLPADGGRASVEMPAGVDG
- a CDS encoding TVP38/TMEM64 family protein, whose protein sequence is MIPAVRRLLGQPSARRFVLLLVMLAGFAVLLLVAPRPDVGELPRLADPLGGYAPFAGIVVGALLLVALVPRTFVTLAAGAVFGPLEGAAYALGAALLAAALGFAVGRVLGREFVAERVRGRLARLDGWFARQSVLGVITVRMLPVAGFGLVSYGYGTTGARVLPFLVGSVLASAPTAFGYAAIGAAASSPGSINWYAAAPASLGLIASAVLAYQWWRAERRRRRDPS